A part of Procambarus clarkii isolate CNS0578487 chromosome 21, FALCON_Pclarkii_2.0, whole genome shotgun sequence genomic DNA contains:
- the LOC138367226 gene encoding zinc finger protein 853-like, whose product MVQQQHCGMVQQQHGGMVQQQQQGGMVQQQQQGGMVQQHDRMVQQQQGGMVQQQQGGMVQQHDGMVQQQQGGMVQQQQGGMVQQHDGMVQQQQGGMVQQQQGGMQQQGGMVPQQQQGEMVQQQQGGMVPQQQHDRIVQQQQGGMVQQQQGGMVQQQQGGMVQQQQGGMVQQQQQGGIVLQEQLGGIEQLQD is encoded by the exons ATGGTACAGCAGCAGCATTGTGGGATGGTACAGCAGCAGCATGGTGGGatggtacagcagcagcagcagggtggaatggtacagcagcagcagcagggtggaATGGTACAGCAGCATGATAGGATggtacagcagcagcagggtgggatggtacagcagcagcagggtgggaTGGTACAGCAGCATGATGGGATggtacagcagcagcagggtgggatggtacagcagcagcagggtgggaTGGTACAGCAGCATGATGGGATggtacagcagcagcagggtgggatggtacagcagcagcagggtgggatg cagcagcagggtgggatggtgccgcagcagcagcagggtgagatggtgcagcagcagcagggtgggaTGGTGCCGCAGCAGCAGCATGATAGGATAgtacagcagcagcagggtgggatggtacagcagcagcagggtgggatggtgcagcagcagcaaggtgggatggtgcagcagcagcaaggtgggatggtacagcagcagcagcagggtgggaTTGTGTTGCAAGAACAGCTGGGCGGGATAGAGCAGCTGCAGGACTAG